The nucleotide window GCCGCACGCAGGAAGTCCCGGCGGCCCGCCCGCGAGGGCCGAGCCAATGTGTCCCGGCTCTCGGTGTTCGAGGATCCCATCAGGAATGGGGAAGGGGAGGTCAGTGCGTCCTGGCTCATCGAGCCTCCGGAGGGACCACGAGATTGATGCCGAAGAGGCGCACGCCAGTCTCGGTCCTCGGCTGATGGCGGCTCGCCGGCGGGAAGAACAGATACGAGCCTGGTCCCAGGCGCTGCTCCCCCTCGATGAGCTCACCGCTCATCACGAGGACCTCCTCGCCGGTGTCGTGGACGTCCACATGGGGCCACTGGCTCCCGGGAGCCATGTCCACGACCCAGACCTTCACGTCACGCGTACTCGGCAAGTCCCTCCGAAGGCAGCCGGGGCCGACGACGACCGGCTCAACGTCATCGATTCGCACCGACGACCATGGGGGGACGACGGGGCGCTGCGTCCTCGGGAAGCTGTCTGTAGGGGGCATCCGTCCGCGCTCCTGGCATTGGGGCGCCAACGTTACGGAGGAGCATGCAATGAGCGCAGCGAAACGATTTCGCCATGATGCTGAATCTGGTTCATGTGAAGCTGTCCGACATGCTCGAACTCCGTCACTTCAAGCTGATTGCCGCGGTCGCCGACACGGGAAGCCTGGCTGCGGCGAGCCGGCAGCTTCACCTCACGTCCTCGGCGCTGAGCCACCAACTGCGCGACGCCGAGGAGCGCCTGGGCGTGCAGCTCTTCCAGCGCCGCCAGCGACGCCTGCTCTTGACCGGCTCGGGAGAGAAGCTGCTCCTCTCCGCTCGGCGGGTCCTGAACGAGGTGGCCCAGGCCGAGGCGGTCTGCCGTGCGCACCCGCAGGACGACCTGCTCCGGCTCAGCACGGGCTGCTACACGGTGTATGGCTGGCTGCCGCCCATCCTGGGGCGGTGGCAGGCCGAGCACCCACGCGTCGAGCTGCGCATCGTCCTGGAGGCCACGCGTCAGCCTCTGGGGGCGCTGCTGAATGGCGAGCTGGATCTCGCCTTGACCCCGGACGTCCCGAAGCAGGCCCGCCTGGCACAGACCACGCTCTTCGAGGACGAACTCCTGCTGGTGGTCCCTACGGACCATGCGCTGGCGCGGCGGGGGCATGTCACGGCGCAGGACCTGGTGCAGGAGCACCTGCTCACCTACGCCGCGCCCCGGGAGCAGCTCGATGTCTTCACGCGCGTGCTCTGGCCCGCGGGCATCGAGCCGCACCGGGTCTCTCCCGTGCCCCTCACCGAGGCGCTGATCGAGCTGGTGCGCGGCGGTATCGGCGTGACGGCACTGCCCGAATGGATGCTGCCGACCCAGCGCCACGGGCTGCAGACCGTCCGGCTCACCCCTCGGGGAATCCGACGCCGCTGGAGCGCGGTCACCCGCGCATCCCGCCAGCACCCCGCCCCGCTGACCCACTTCATCCAGCTCCTCCGCGAACGCTTCGCCCTCCACGGCAAGGTAGGGCCACGGGCTTTCTCACGGCCAGGAGTGCCGCCGCGCATGGGTGGAGCTCCGCGCGCCTCGCCTTGAGACTGGCAGCGGTGCTCCGTCGCACGGAACGGCAGGGGCAACTCCACGGTTCCCAGGCTTCGGTGGTCTGCCCAATCGTCCGCACTCCCCATCCGACAAGGCCGGCGCAGCCACGTCAGTCCAGGTCCTCCAGCGCCAGTTCCGCCTGCTCGCGGTAGAGCGGCACCTTTTCCTCGGCGAGCAGGTCCTCCAGCAGCTTCCGTGCTCCGGAAGTGTCTCCTGCGCGCGCTAGGTCTCGTGCCCTCCTCTCCGTGAGCGACAGCCGTCTGGAACCGTCTCGGATGCGAGCCCGGGCCTCACGCAACAGAGCGGTGGCGGCACCTACTTCCTTCACAGCCGTCTGTGCGTCGGGTGTTGGTATCCCCACCTCGTGAGCTGTGCGCAGCAGCAGTTCTTGCTCCTCCGAGGTGAGCGTCAACGTCTCGCCTGCCTCCACCCGCGCTGCCAGCGCTCTCACCGGATCCCAGTCAATGTCCTCGGACATGCTCACCCGCCTCCTCCCCGGCGACGGCACTTGTCGCGCGGCCATTCACCCTGCTGCCCTTCGCAGCTCCGGAAGCAGTCGTAGCAGGACCCCGTCCAGTGGTCTTCCTTGCACTGTACGTAGGTTTCGATGCAGTCCTGCTTCCACTCCGGTAGGTCGTTCCGGGCCAGCTCCGCCGCCACCTTGGCGGCGAAGAGGATTTCCTCCACCTCCCGCTTCGTGGCACCACAACGCTCCGGAGCCAGCGGGTGTGTTTTCACGCAGCAGCTCACCGTGGAGTCCGTGGGCGTGCACTGCGCCTGCGCCAGGAGCACCGGTGCGCTGCCGGCTTGGGCGTGCGCTGTTCCGCTACGGCCCACGGTCGCCAGGACGAGCCCGAGGACCACCGGCATGCCCCATGAAGGGGTGTTCCATCTGTTCATGCATGGCGGTCTATATGGCTTTGAGCGCCCGGCGAACCCCCGCGCCCTACAGCTCCGTCGAACGCTCCGCTTCGTCGGCGGTCCTGGCCGCGCCTGGCCTTCCCGCTGGCGACAGTAGGAGCCGGCCGAGGATGAGACCCAGGACGGCCGCGATGCCGCTCGCCGCCAGGACGCCCAGCTTCGCCGCCGCCAGGTGCGCCGGATCCGTGAACGCGAGCTGCGCGATGAACAGCGACATGGTGAACCCGATGCCCGCGACGACGCCGAGCACGAGCAGGTCCTTCGGGCTCATCCCCTTGGGCAGCGTCCCCAATCGCAGACGCAGGGCCAGGCCGCACGCAAGCAGGACGCCCAGGGGCTTGCCCACGACGAGGCCCACGGCCACCGCCGTGGCGACGCGCCAGGAGTCACCGTCGAACGACCCACCGGAGATGGACACGCCCGCGTTGGCCAGGGCGAACAGCGGCATGATGCCGAACGCGACGAAGGGATGCAGGGAGTGAATCAGGCTCTCCGAGGGAGACAGCGCCTCGCGACGCGCCACGTTGACCCGCTGCAGGGAGCCGGCGAGCTCGTGGGATGACAGCGTGTCTGGCTTTGTCCTGGAAAGTTCCTCCAGCGTGTTCCGGGTGTTCGTGACGAATCCATCCGGCCCCAGCCAGGCCCGCACCGGCGTGATGAGCCCTACGATGACGCCTGCGATGGTCGGGTGGATGCCCGCGGAGTAGACGCCGGCCCAGGTGACGAACGCTGGAACGACATAGGCCAGCTTGGACCGGACCCCCAGACGCTGCATCAGGAAGATGCCGCCCAGCCCGAGCAGCGCGACACCCAGCCCGGAGAGCGCCACCCCTGACGAATAGAAGAGGGCGATGACGATGATGGCGCCCAGGTCGTCGATGACGGCGAGCGCGAGCAGCAGCACCCGCAGCGCCGCGGGGACGCGATTGCCCAGCAGCGTGAGGATGCCGACCGCGAAGGCGATGTCCGTGGCCATGGGCACGCCCCAGCCAGAGCGCGTCTCCGGGGCGCCAGCGAACAGGAGATAGAGCCCGGCTGGCGCGACCATTCCGCCTAGCGCGGCCACCGCGGGCAGCGCGGCGCGACGCCACTCGGACAGTTCGCCCTGGTACACCTCGCGGCGGATCTCCATCCCCACGACGAAGAAGAAGATCGCCATCAGGCCATCGTTGATGACCCACTCAAGGCTGCGCTCGAAGGTGAAGTCCCCCAACTTCACGCCGACCGGCGTGTGCCAGAACTGGAGGTAGCCGGCCGCCCAGGGCGAGTTGGCCCAGAGGAGCGCGACCGCCGCCGCGACCATCAGCAGGATGCCGCTCGCAGCCTGGATGTGGAGGAAGCGCTCCAGCGGGCGCCCCGCCCACCGCGCGAACCGCAGGAGGGGTCCCCAGGCCTCGGGAGGGGATGACTCAAGGGGGCCCTGCCCCGGTGAGGAGGAGGTCGACATGCACTGTCCCTGCCGGCTCACTTGCCAGCGGGGATGGCGGCCCGACCATCCTCGAACCTGCGGCGTTCATCGCCGCACCCTTGCTCAGGCGCGCACCTTTCCATGGAACGCCGCACGCGTCGAGACATCCCGACGTGGCCTGCCGGGCGATGAGCGCCCATCCAGGCAGGCTCCCCCTCTTCCTGCCCGTTCGCTCACGGCGCCTGCAACACCTGTCGCAGGAACACCTGCCAGTCCTCGACAAGCTGTGGCGCTGCATCGTGGCCGACGCCCGGGTAGGTCCGCACGTCGATGGGGACGCCCACGGCCTTCAGGTCCGCGACGCGCGCGAGCGTCTGCTGCACGGGGATGATGGCGTCTTCCTCCCCCTGGAGCACCAGCACCCGGTGCGCCGGGGGAAGCGATCTCGCGGGCTCTCCCAACAGGCGCGTGCCCATGGGGACCGCCACCTCCACCAGCTCCGGGTGGCGCAGGGCGAGCATCCACGCGAGGTCACCGCCGTAGGAGAAGCCCGTCACGGCGACGCGGCGGATTTCAGGGTGGGCGCGGCGGACCTCTCGAATGAGGTCCGCGAGCTGGGCGGCCACGCGCTCCACGTCCGCTGTCTTCCCAGCCCCGTCCTTCTTCTCGTGGTCCTCCGGGAACCAGGTGAAGCCCTCCCGGCGGGGCCTCGAACCCCGGGGCAGCACCACCCGCACGGCGATGTCCAGGGCCTTGACCGACGCATCCCAGGATTCGGGCGTGGACCCGGACGAATGCAGGGCGACGAGCAACGCCTCCGGCTTCTCCGCGCCCAGCGCGTAGGTCTCGTAGGAGAGGGGCGGGGCGGTGTTCACGGCTCCAGGTCCAGGCAGGGTGGTTGCGCAGGAGGCTTCCAACAGGGTCAGGAGGATGAGCGCGGTGGTGACGAGAGGCTTCATGGGTCCTCGAGGGAGAAGGTGGAGACCATTGAACGGAGGGCTGACGCTGGCGTCGGCCCTGCTTGCGATTCGACGACGCGCGGCGCGATAACCGCGGCATGACGAACCCTTCCGCGGAAGCAGACTGGCGCGGGGCGACTGGCGGGTGCCAGTGTGGCGCCGTGCGCTACCGGCTCGACGCGAAGCCTCACGTCACCGTCTGCCATTGTCGCATGTGTCAGAAGGCGGTCGGCGGGCCCTTCGCCGTGCTCGCGGCGGTGGCCGGTTCCGCGGTGACCTGGACCCGTGGCACGCCGTCTCGCTTTCGCAGCTCCGACAGTGGCGAGCGCTGGTTCTGCTCCGCCTGCGGCACTCCGCTCGCCTTCGCGGACCTCGAAGATGGCGGTCTTGAGCTGACGGTGGGGAGCCTGGATGCGCCCGCCCATGCGGCGCCCGTCGAGGCGACCGGCATGGAGGCTCGGCTCTCCTGGGTCGCTCAGGTGCCCGCCCTCCCGGGCCGGAGCACCGAGGCCACCGTGGCCTCCGCCGGCCGACGCCCACCGACGTCGTATCAGCACCCGGATCACGACACGTCGGAGGGCTGGTCGGCCGGAGCCTCGTCCGCGAAGGGCTGAGCCGCGGCCACAGGGCGTCCTTCGCATGCCGGCCCTGGAGTGGCTGTCACCGGTGTCTGCCTTCAAAGGCAGCCAGCCGGGAAGCTCCTTCCAGGCGCCAGGGGCCCCCCTCAACCCCTGGGGCCTCGCGACGCGGGCCGCAGCGCCGCCACCGCCAGCGCCGCCACGGTGTCCGCGTAGGCCTTCGTGAGGGGCGCGGTGCGCAGCAGCCAGCGGTGGAAGAGGGGACCCACGAGCAGCTCCACGGCGACGTCCAGGTCCACGCCCTTCGCGACCTGTCCGGCCCGCTGGCCTGCGCGCAGGCGCTCTTGAATCGCCGTCAGGTGGGGCCGCAGCACGGCCTCCACGAACTGCTGGGCCAGCACGGGGTCCGCCTGGGACTCGGCGGTGAGCGCGCGCGAGGGCAGCTCGAAGCGCGGATCCGTGAGCTCCTGCACCGTGGCCCGCAGCACCCCCTTCAGGTCCGCCTCCAGGTCTCCGGTGTCCGGCAGCGCCGCCGGCTCGCTTCCGCCGCTGAGCGCCACGAAGGCGTCCAGCACCACCGCCCCCTTGGATGGCCACCAACGGTAGATGGTCTGCTTGCCGACCCCGGCCCGCGCCGCGATGGCCTCGATGGTCAGCCGCGCGTACCCCACCTCGCCCACCAGCTCCACGGCGGCGGTGAGGATGGCCTGGCGTGAGCGCTCACTGCGGCGCGACGGCCCCGGTGTCTTCGTCTCTCCCATCCGGCACCACCCTAGCAGCCCACAAGACGGAACGTCTCGTCTTGACAGCAACCTCCGGCGCGCGTAGGTCTTGGTGAAACGAGACGTTCCGTCTCGTTTCGTCGCCCAGGAGCGTGCACATGTCCCGTCGTGCCCACATCGCCATGGTCAGCATCCCCGCCCACGGCCACGTGAACCCGAGCCTGGAGCTCATCCGGGAGCTGGTCTCCCGGGGCCACCGGGTGACGTACGCCAACGACGCGTCCTTCGCGGAGGTCGTCTCCAGCACGGGCGCGGAGCTGGTGCCCTACCGCTCCACCCTCCCGCGCCCCGGGGAGCCCTGGCCCGAGGACACGGCGGCGCAGCTGGACGTGTTCCTGGACGACGCCATCTCCATGCTTCCGCAGCTGCGCGCGGCCTACGAGCACGACCGGCCGGACCTCTTCCTGTACGACATCGGCTGTTCGACGGCGCGCATCCTCGCGGAGAACTGGGGCCTGCCCTGCGTCCAGCTCTCGCCCGCCTCCGTGGCCTGGGAGGGCTACGAGCAGGACATGGCGCCGCTGATGGAGTGGCTGCGCACCGACCCCGGCGCCGTGGCGCACCACCGGCGCTACACCGAATGGCTCGCAAGCTGCGGCGTGGCCCAGCCCGACTCCCTGGGCTTCGTCGGCCGGCCCCCGCGCGGCCTGGTGCTCATCCCGCGCGCATTGCAGCCCCACGAGGACCGGGTGGACCGCCAGCGCTTCACCTTCGTGGGGCCCTGCTTCGGGGACCGCTCCGGCCAGGGCTCATGGCAGCGTCCCCCGGGCGCGCAAAAGGTGGTGCTGGTGTCGCTCGGCTCGGCCTTCACCCAGCAGCCGGCGTTCTACCGGGCCTGTCTTGCCGCCTTCGGTGGGCTCCCCGGCTGGCACGTCGTGCTCCAGATTGGCAAGAACCTGCGGCCAGACGAACTGGGAGCGATTCCGGCCAACGTGGAGGTGCACCCCTGGGTGCCGCAGCTGGCGGTGCTGGAGCAGGCGGATGCCTTCGTCACCCACGCGGGCATGGGCGGCTCCCAGGAGGGCCTGGCCTGCGGCGTGCCGATGATCGCCGTGCCCCAGGCCTCGGATCAGTTCGCCAACGCCGACCAGCTCGTCGCGCTCGGCGTGGCCCGACGCCTGGACACCGAGCAGGCCACGCCGGAGGCCCTGCGCTCGGCGCTGCTCCAGCTCACGGAGGATCCCCAGGTCGCCACCCGGCTCGCGGCCCTCCGGAAGCAATCGCGCGAGGAGGGGAGCGCCGCTCGCGCCGCCGACGTGCTGGAGGCCGAGTTCCTTTCAGAGACACGCGCCGCCGCGCGCTGAGCCGGCGCGTCGTGGACGGTGGACTGCCCTCGGGGGCCGGCGGACATCCCAGGATGGGAAGTTCGTCACCCCGCGCCATCGCCGTCCTTCCAGCCCCTCTCGCATTTTCCATGTCTGGGATGTGTCTGCCTTTGGCCCCGCGCATGCAATTGCGCCGCCCGGACATTCGTCCGGGAAGGTGAGCATGGACTTGAAGGGCTGGAGGAGGGGACTGGGCTTGTTGCCCGCCCTGGGATTGATGGTGGCGTGTGGTGGCGGGGATGGACTGGAGGCGACGGAGGACGCTCCCGCGTTACGGTCCACGAAGGCGGCGGCGGTGACGGAGCAATGCCAGCCCAGGACCGTCTACACGGAGGATCACCTCTCAGCGACCTACGACACCTACGTTGAACAGGCCTCGCCGGACGCGAGCCATGGCACGTCGGTGATGCTGGTCTCGGATGGCTCTCCCCGGCAGGAGACCTATCTGGACTTCCGCTTCAGCGGCTTCGACGGCTTCATCCAGGCGCGGCTGCGGCTGTTCGCCTCGGATGGCTCCACCAACGGGCCCGCCCTCTACAAGACCCAATCCGGCTGGACGGACACGCTGACGTGGAACACGCGTCCGGCGCCCGTGGGGACGGCGCTGGGCAACGTGGGGGAGGTCGCCTCGGGGAGCTGGGTGGAGTACGACGTGTCCTCCGTCGTCAAGGGCAGCGGCGCCCACGCCTTCGTCCTGGTTCCCGAGGGCGGCAACGGCATGGACTTCGTCTCCAACGAGGACCCCCGCCGGGAGCTGCGGCCGGTGCTCGTGCTGACCCATGCCCATACCGTCTGCACCTACCAGGGCAGCGGCGGTGGGCTCACCCAGGCGGTGCTCCGGGGCGGCGGGGGCGATGAGGTGGTGCAGGCCCTGGCCACGACCAGCAATGGCGGCCACGTCGTCGCGGGGGTCTATACGGGCGCGGGCTCCCTGGGCGGGGCCACGTTCCCCAGCCAGGGCGGGCTGATGCTCGGCCGGTTCCATCCGGATGGCACGCATGAGTGGTCTCGCGCGTTCCCGCAGGCCTCCGCGACGCTGACCGTCACCAGCGTGACGCTCACACCGCTGGGCAACGTGCTGGTGGTGGGCGGCTACGCGGGGACACCGGACTTCGGTCAGGGGCCGCTGCCCACCAGCCCCTATTACGGCACCTTCATCGCCAAGTTCTCTCCCGTGGGGCAGCTCACCTGGGCGAAGGGCTTCACCGCCGGCCTCGTGACGGGGGATGGGTATGATCCCCTGCCCATCCGCGCCAACGCCGTGGCCACGGATGCCAATGGCAGCCTCATCTTCACCGGGTACTTCTTCGGCCGCGCCAACCTGGGCGGCGGGGAGCTGTACGCGGGCCCCGGAGGCGGCGCCTTCGATGACGCGGTGCCCGGCATGTTCATCGCGAAGTACTCCTGGGAGGGCGTGCACCTGTGGTCCAGGGCCTACGAGGGCGGCCTCTGGGGAGCCCAGGGGGAAGGGCTGGCCACGGACAGCGCGGGCAACGTGTTGCTCGCGGGGTATGCGAGCAGGAACGCCGACGGCAGCCCGGTGCTGGGCGCGACGCACCGGGAGAACCCCCTCGTCGCGAAGTTCTCCCCGGCGGGGACGCTGCTCTGGAGCCGGGCGCTGAACGGCGCCCAGGGCAGGATGGTGGGGGTGGCGGCCCTGCCCGGGGACGCGGTGGCCTTCGCCGGCAACTTCACCCGGCGCTTCACCTTCGCGGGGCAGACGCTGGAGAGCACCCAGGCGGATGAATGGGACGGCGGCAACGCGGACGTGATGCTGGGCGCACTGGAGGCGTCAGGCACGGACCGCTGGGCGCGCAAGCACGGTGCCGACGCGGCCGAGTCCGTGTCCAAGGTGGCCGTGGACGCGCAAGGCCGCTTCAAGCTGGCGGGCATCTCCGGCGGTGCGGTGGACCTGGGCGGCGGCCTCATCGGTCCGACGCGCGGGAACGACCCCCAGTCGTTCGTGGCGAGCTACGGGCCGGATGGCGCCCATCAGTGGTCCCGGATCGTGGGCACGAACCACTCCGACCCCCTGGTCGCCGTCACCCCGGACGGCACCACGCTCTTCGGGGGCACGCTCAGGGGCATCACGCACGTGGGGCCGACCCCGTTCGGCCCCTCGCGGGGCGCGGACCTGCTCCTGTTGAAGCTGGCGCCCTGAGCGTCCGGGGGACCCCGTGAGGCCGGAGCCCCGCTCCAGCCTCACGGGCCGCCGCCAGCGGGCTCCGGGGGTTCCTCCCGCGTGGGCGCGGACTGCTAGGGTGGAGCGCCATGAACGCAACAGCCGCTTCTAAGTCGGGTGGGTCCAGGGTCCTCTTCATGCTCGGCGTCACGGTGGTGGCGATGGGGGGCGGCATCTTCGCGGCGGTGAAGCTGCTGGGCCGTGACGCGGGCAAGACCGACGTCGGTGACCTGGAGGCGCTCGCGTCGGTGCAGGCCCAGCTGCGCACGGTCAATGCGTGTCGCATCGAATACAATCAGTGGAGCAGGTCCAGTCAACGGGAGGCGTACCGGCGCAACGTCTTCATCACGCACTGCGATGCGGTGGGCCGCACTTCCTGGAACGCGAAGGTGGTGCTCCCCGAAGAGTGGTCGCATGACGCGCTCGCGTTCAAGGCGGAGCGCTCGTCGCTGAAGGACGACTGGTCCATCCTGGTGCACCCGGAGGCGGTGCCCTTCCCGGTCCTGGTCGCGGGGCTGAAGGAACTCGCGCCCATCCTCGTGCGGGATGCCCCCGCGGCCCTGGCGAAGAGCCAGGCCGAGGATGCGGCAGCCGCCGCGAGGTATGAGGAGCGCCAGCGCCAGCAGGAGGAGCAGCGGCGGCAGAACCAGGAAGGCTACCCCTCGCGGTGACGCGCCGGTCCCCGCTGGTGCCTGGGGAACGGGTCCGACCGTCGGACAGGTTGAGCAACCCACCCGGCCTCGCCCCTCCAGCGGAAGGGTCGAGGCCGAGGCTTTCTACGCGGTCGTGGACGTCGTGCGGCGGCGCGGCATCACGGACACTGCGAGATGCAGTACGCGCGGTACGACGAGCAGTAGAACGGGTCGCCGCCGCCGTAGTAGCACTGGTAGTACTTCGCATCGCAGGCGTCGGTGCAGGGGCCGGGCGTCGCCGTCGCGACGATGCGCTCCACCTCTTCCGGGCTCATCTCCTCCGGCGCCTCGACCCCGCCACAGCCGACCAGAAATCCAACCGCCATCAGCCCGGCAATGATTGTCGCTCGCATGGGGTGCTCCTGTTCTTGAAGGGTTGTGCTGCCTTGCCAGGATAGCGTTGTCATTGGCGGCGGGCCAAGGCCCTGTCCCGAGCACCCCAGGCGGTCCTCGCGGACCCGCCACCTCCAGGGGGCGTTCCATGTCAGACCCTCCACGTACTGTTCTTCTTGTCGCCGCCAAGAACGAACGAGGGGGAGCGCTCCATGAGCACGTCTGTGATTGATAACCGCGTCGAGGTCGTCTTCAGCTTTGACACCACCGGCAGCATGTATCCGTGCCTCGCGCAGGTCCGCAAGAAGCTGGGGGGCGCCGTGGCCCGGCTCGCCAAGGAGATCCCGGGCATCCGCATCGGCATCATCGCGCACGGGGACTACTGTGACGCGCGCTCCACGTACGTGACGAAGGCGTTGGACCTCACCGACGACGCGAAGGCCATCACGCGCTTCGTGGAGAAGGTGGAGCAGACGGGGGGCGGGGACGCCCCGGAGTGCTATGAGCTGGTGTTGCACGAGGCGCGAAGCCTGTCGTGGACGGAGGGCTACAGGAAGGTGTTCGTCCTGATTGGGGACGACGTCCCGCACTCGCCCCACGACAACCCCCAGAAGCTGGACTGGCGCAAGGAGGTGGACGCCCTGGGGAAGATGGGCGTGCCTGTCTATGGCGTGCAGGCCCTGAACCGCCGTCACGCGACGCCGTTCTACAAGACGCTGGCGGAGAAGTCGGGCGGCTTCCACCTGAGCCTGGATCAGTTCGCGCACGTCACCGACATGGTGCTGGCCGTCTGTTACAAGCAGTCCTCGGACGCGCAGCTCCAGGCGTACGAAGCGGAGGTGTCCCGCGAAGGCCGCATGAGCCGTGGCCTGAACTCCATGTTCAACACGATGCTCAAGCGGGCCGCGTCCACCCTGTTCGGTGAGACGGACCTGCGGGCGGTGCCGCCGGGGCGCTTCCAGGTGCTGGAGGTGGAGGGGGACAGCGCCATCAAGGAGTTCGTGACGGAGAACGGCCTGGGCTTCAAGACGGGGCGCGGCTTCTACGAGTTCACCAAGACGGAGACCATCCAGGGCCGCAAGGAAGTGGTGCTGATGGACCGCAAGACGGGCGACTTCTACAGCGGCGAGCGGGCCCGGGAGATGCTTGGCCTGCCGCCGGGCGAGACGGTGCGCATCCGGCCCTCCAGCCTGGAGAAGTACGTCGTCTTCGTCCAGAGCACGTCCGCCAACCGGAAGCTCAAGGGCGGCACGAAGTTCCTCTACGAGGTGGAGGACTGGGACGGGGCGCGCGGCAGCGCCGCGGCCTGACGCGCGGGCCGCCGGGAGGCACGGGACGTCCCAGGGCGGAGGGGCCGGGTCGGGGTTAATCTTCGCCCATGACCTCCAGCCCATCCCACCGCTCGTCCGTCGTCGTGGCGGAGCTGGGGCCCACCAACACGGGGAAGACCCACCGCGCCATCGAGCGCATGCTCGAACATGACTCGGG belongs to Corallococcus soli and includes:
- a CDS encoding macrolide family glycosyltransferase, whose protein sequence is MSRRAHIAMVSIPAHGHVNPSLELIRELVSRGHRVTYANDASFAEVVSSTGAELVPYRSTLPRPGEPWPEDTAAQLDVFLDDAISMLPQLRAAYEHDRPDLFLYDIGCSTARILAENWGLPCVQLSPASVAWEGYEQDMAPLMEWLRTDPGAVAHHRRYTEWLASCGVAQPDSLGFVGRPPRGLVLIPRALQPHEDRVDRQRFTFVGPCFGDRSGQGSWQRPPGAQKVVLVSLGSAFTQQPAFYRACLAAFGGLPGWHVVLQIGKNLRPDELGAIPANVEVHPWVPQLAVLEQADAFVTHAGMGGSQEGLACGVPMIAVPQASDQFANADQLVALGVARRLDTEQATPEALRSALLQLTEDPQVATRLAALRKQSREEGSAARAADVLEAEFLSETRAAAR
- a CDS encoding GFA family protein — its product is MTNPSAEADWRGATGGCQCGAVRYRLDAKPHVTVCHCRMCQKAVGGPFAVLAAVAGSAVTWTRGTPSRFRSSDSGERWFCSACGTPLAFADLEDGGLELTVGSLDAPAHAAPVEATGMEARLSWVAQVPALPGRSTEATVASAGRRPPTSYQHPDHDTSEGWSAGASSAKG
- a CDS encoding cupin domain-containing protein, with translation MPPTDSFPRTQRPVVPPWSSVRIDDVEPVVVGPGCLRRDLPSTRDVKVWVVDMAPGSQWPHVDVHDTGEEVLVMSGELIEGEQRLGPGSYLFFPPASRHQPRTETGVRLFGINLVVPPEAR
- a CDS encoding CBM96 family carbohydrate-binding protein — protein: MLPALGLMVACGGGDGLEATEDAPALRSTKAAAVTEQCQPRTVYTEDHLSATYDTYVEQASPDASHGTSVMLVSDGSPRQETYLDFRFSGFDGFIQARLRLFASDGSTNGPALYKTQSGWTDTLTWNTRPAPVGTALGNVGEVASGSWVEYDVSSVVKGSGAHAFVLVPEGGNGMDFVSNEDPRRELRPVLVLTHAHTVCTYQGSGGGLTQAVLRGGGGDEVVQALATTSNGGHVVAGVYTGAGSLGGATFPSQGGLMLGRFHPDGTHEWSRAFPQASATLTVTSVTLTPLGNVLVVGGYAGTPDFGQGPLPTSPYYGTFIAKFSPVGQLTWAKGFTAGLVTGDGYDPLPIRANAVATDANGSLIFTGYFFGRANLGGGELYAGPGGGAFDDAVPGMFIAKYSWEGVHLWSRAYEGGLWGAQGEGLATDSAGNVLLAGYASRNADGSPVLGATHRENPLVAKFSPAGTLLWSRALNGAQGRMVGVAALPGDAVAFAGNFTRRFTFAGQTLESTQADEWDGGNADVMLGALEASGTDRWARKHGADAAESVSKVAVDAQGRFKLAGISGGAVDLGGGLIGPTRGNDPQSFVASYGPDGAHQWSRIVGTNHSDPLVAVTPDGTTLFGGTLRGITHVGPTPFGPSRGADLLLLKLAP
- a CDS encoding TetR/AcrR family transcriptional regulator, with translation MGETKTPGPSRRSERSRQAILTAAVELVGEVGYARLTIEAIAARAGVGKQTIYRWWPSKGAVVLDAFVALSGGSEPAALPDTGDLEADLKGVLRATVQELTDPRFELPSRALTAESQADPVLAQQFVEAVLRPHLTAIQERLRAGQRAGQVAKGVDLDVAVELLVGPLFHRWLLRTAPLTKAYADTVAALAVAALRPASRGPRG
- the nhaA gene encoding Na+/H+ antiporter NhaA; amino-acid sequence: MSTSSSPGQGPLESSPPEAWGPLLRFARWAGRPLERFLHIQAASGILLMVAAAVALLWANSPWAAGYLQFWHTPVGVKLGDFTFERSLEWVINDGLMAIFFFVVGMEIRREVYQGELSEWRRAALPAVAALGGMVAPAGLYLLFAGAPETRSGWGVPMATDIAFAVGILTLLGNRVPAALRVLLLALAVIDDLGAIIVIALFYSSGVALSGLGVALLGLGGIFLMQRLGVRSKLAYVVPAFVTWAGVYSAGIHPTIAGVIVGLITPVRAWLGPDGFVTNTRNTLEELSRTKPDTLSSHELAGSLQRVNVARREALSPSESLIHSLHPFVAFGIMPLFALANAGVSISGGSFDGDSWRVATAVAVGLVVGKPLGVLLACGLALRLRLGTLPKGMSPKDLLVLGVVAGIGFTMSLFIAQLAFTDPAHLAAAKLGVLAASGIAAVLGLILGRLLLSPAGRPGAARTADEAERSTEL
- a CDS encoding LysR substrate-binding domain-containing protein gives rise to the protein MMLNLVHVKLSDMLELRHFKLIAAVADTGSLAAASRQLHLTSSALSHQLRDAEERLGVQLFQRRQRRLLLTGSGEKLLLSARRVLNEVAQAEAVCRAHPQDDLLRLSTGCYTVYGWLPPILGRWQAEHPRVELRIVLEATRQPLGALLNGELDLALTPDVPKQARLAQTTLFEDELLLVVPTDHALARRGHVTAQDLVQEHLLTYAAPREQLDVFTRVLWPAGIEPHRVSPVPLTEALIELVRGGIGVTALPEWMLPTQRHGLQTVRLTPRGIRRRWSAVTRASRQHPAPLTHFIQLLRERFALHGKVGPRAFSRPGVPPRMGGAPRASP
- a CDS encoding alpha/beta hydrolase; its protein translation is MKPLVTTALILLTLLEASCATTLPGPGAVNTAPPLSYETYALGAEKPEALLVALHSSGSTPESWDASVKALDIAVRVVLPRGSRPRREGFTWFPEDHEKKDGAGKTADVERVAAQLADLIREVRRAHPEIRRVAVTGFSYGGDLAWMLALRHPELVEVAVPMGTRLLGEPARSLPPAHRVLVLQGEEDAIIPVQQTLARVADLKAVGVPIDVRTYPGVGHDAAPQLVEDWQVFLRQVLQAP
- a CDS encoding DUSAM domain-containing protein is translated as MSEDIDWDPVRALAARVEAGETLTLTSEEQELLLRTAHEVGIPTPDAQTAVKEVGAATALLREARARIRDGSRRLSLTERRARDLARAGDTSGARKLLEDLLAEEKVPLYREQAELALEDLD
- a CDS encoding vWA domain-containing protein; translation: MSTSVIDNRVEVVFSFDTTGSMYPCLAQVRKKLGGAVARLAKEIPGIRIGIIAHGDYCDARSTYVTKALDLTDDAKAITRFVEKVEQTGGGDAPECYELVLHEARSLSWTEGYRKVFVLIGDDVPHSPHDNPQKLDWRKEVDALGKMGVPVYGVQALNRRHATPFYKTLAEKSGGFHLSLDQFAHVTDMVLAVCYKQSSDAQLQAYEAEVSREGRMSRGLNSMFNTMLKRAASTLFGETDLRAVPPGRFQVLEVEGDSAIKEFVTENGLGFKTGRGFYEFTKTETIQGRKEVVLMDRKTGDFYSGERAREMLGLPPGETVRIRPSSLEKYVVFVQSTSANRKLKGGTKFLYEVEDWDGARGSAAA